One region of Flavobacterium sp. KACC 22763 genomic DNA includes:
- a CDS encoding cysteine desulfurase family protein, which translates to MKKVYLDNASTTAMRPEVIQEMTKIMLEDYGNPSSTHSFGRNGKTILELSRKSIAKHLNCTAQEIIFTSGGTEADNWILRSAVEDLKVERIITSKIEHHAVLHTVWALQEEYNIQVDYVNVNADGSLDLTHLSNLLSDEKKTIVSLMHVNNETGTILDLDRVSLICKQYNALFHSDTVQSIGKTEIDLQKTPVDFILASAHKFHGPKGIGFAFIRKNSGLQPLLFGGEQEKGLRAGTEAVHQIAGMAKALSISYEKLDEERTYILGIKNYLIEQLEIHFPDFRINGKKDDFYNIINIILPFSPDKTSMLLFSLDMKGIAVSRGSACQSGSIKPSHVLNEMLSETDLKLPNLRISFSHYNTKEDIDWLIESLKTL; encoded by the coding sequence ATGAAAAAAGTATATCTAGATAATGCCTCAACAACAGCAATGCGTCCTGAAGTAATTCAGGAAATGACAAAAATAATGCTTGAGGATTACGGAAATCCATCGTCTACACATAGCTTTGGGCGAAACGGTAAAACAATATTAGAACTTTCAAGAAAGAGCATCGCCAAGCATTTAAATTGCACTGCTCAGGAAATCATTTTTACTTCTGGTGGAACTGAAGCCGACAACTGGATTTTGCGTTCTGCGGTGGAGGATTTAAAAGTTGAAAGGATCATTACTTCAAAGATTGAACATCATGCGGTTTTACACACCGTTTGGGCGCTTCAGGAAGAATACAATATTCAGGTTGATTATGTTAATGTAAACGCAGACGGAAGTTTAGATTTAACGCATTTGTCAAATTTATTGTCTGATGAAAAAAAGACGATAGTGAGTTTAATGCATGTAAACAACGAAACTGGAACTATTTTAGATTTAGATCGCGTTAGTTTGATTTGCAAGCAGTATAACGCTTTGTTTCATTCGGATACGGTTCAGTCTATTGGGAAAACTGAAATCGACCTGCAAAAGACTCCAGTTGACTTTATTTTGGCTAGTGCACATAAGTTTCACGGACCAAAAGGAATTGGATTTGCTTTTATTCGAAAAAATTCTGGTTTACAGCCATTACTTTTTGGAGGTGAACAAGAGAAAGGTTTACGCGCAGGAACAGAAGCTGTACATCAGATTGCTGGAATGGCAAAAGCTTTATCTATTTCATACGAAAAACTAGATGAAGAAAGAACTTATATTTTAGGAATAAAAAATTATCTGATTGAACAGTTAGAAATTCATTTTCCAGATTTTAGAATCAACGGAAAAAAAGATGATTTCTATAATATCATTAATATTATTCTGCCTTTTTCACCAGACAAAACTTCGATGCTGCTTTTTAGTTTAGATATGAAAGGAATCGCAGTTTCTAGAGGAAGTGCTTGCCAATCTGGAAGTATAAAACCTTCGCATGTCTTAAATGAAATGCTTTCGGAGACCGATTTAAAATTACCAAATCTCCGAATTTCATTTAGCCATTATAATACCAAAGAAGATATCGATTGGCTAATTGAGAGTTTGAAAACTCTTTAA
- a CDS encoding L-threonylcarbamoyladenylate synthase, which produces MNEEIINAYEVIKNGGIILYPTDTVWGIGCDATNAEAVAKIYKLKQRAETQSMIVLMNSEKMMYNVFKDIPEVAWQIMDLSEKPTTLILDDARNVAPNIIAADKSLGVRLVKEPFCYKLMERMKKPLVSTSANISGQPTPQSFKDISPEIINGVDYVVKLNQDKVNGKSSTIIKLTKDSQVKVIRK; this is translated from the coding sequence ATGAACGAGGAAATCATCAACGCATACGAAGTAATTAAAAACGGAGGCATAATCTTGTACCCAACTGATACCGTTTGGGGAATTGGCTGCGATGCTACAAATGCAGAAGCTGTTGCTAAAATCTATAAATTGAAACAGCGAGCAGAAACTCAAAGCATGATTGTTTTAATGAACAGCGAAAAAATGATGTATAATGTTTTTAAAGACATTCCTGAAGTTGCATGGCAAATTATGGATTTATCTGAAAAACCAACTACTCTAATTTTGGATGATGCAAGAAATGTTGCGCCAAACATCATTGCTGCCGACAAATCTCTTGGAGTTAGATTAGTCAAAGAACCTTTCTGCTATAAATTGATGGAAAGAATGAAAAAACCTTTGGTCTCTACTTCAGCTAATATTTCTGGACAGCCAACACCGCAAAGTTTCAAAGATATCAGCCCTGAAATTATCAATGGTGTGGATTATGTGGTAAAATTAAACCAAGATAAAGTAAACGGAAAATCTTCAACCATTATCAAATTGACCAAAGATTCGCAAGTAAAAGTAATTCGCAAGTAA
- a CDS encoding acyltransferase family protein, translated as MTATFLLCSFLILFALIISVVFTNRVVKIDVQEVRYPEIDGLRGYLAFFVFLHHSYIWRYFLQKGEWEEPKSNLFNHFGQTTVAFFFVITAFLFTLKLINSKNKQINWSAYINARLYRLFPMYLFSVGIIFLIAGYLTNFKSKIPFSENVLTILSWIFFNVKKGLNINGLEDSFLLNAGVTWTLPYEWAFYFLLPLIALFFKIKVNYKIIVSFTITAALIMIINGASLRHFLPFIGGIIAALVISKNIFGAILKQKKYTVLAILLIICSVYFFNSGRKPIPVIITSIVFIIIASGNNFFGILSSTFSRKFGQITYSIYLLHGTLLFILFHFIIGYERAKMLTDFEFWSIIAMSILPLILISQLTFKYIEHPLMEFAKTKSKSTSVKS; from the coding sequence ATGACAGCTACTTTCTTGCTTTGTTCTTTCCTCATCTTATTTGCTCTAATTATTTCTGTAGTGTTTACTAATAGAGTGGTAAAAATTGATGTACAAGAAGTTCGCTATCCAGAAATTGATGGTTTAAGAGGTTATTTAGCATTTTTTGTTTTCTTGCATCATAGTTATATCTGGCGTTATTTTCTTCAAAAGGGCGAATGGGAAGAACCAAAATCTAATCTATTCAATCACTTTGGACAAACTACGGTTGCTTTTTTCTTTGTGATTACGGCTTTCTTATTTACTCTAAAATTAATCAACAGCAAAAACAAGCAAATCAACTGGTCTGCATATATCAATGCCCGTCTATATAGACTTTTCCCGATGTATCTTTTTTCAGTTGGGATTATTTTTTTAATTGCAGGTTATTTAACCAATTTCAAATCCAAAATTCCTTTCTCAGAAAACGTACTAACCATACTTTCCTGGATATTTTTTAATGTTAAAAAAGGATTAAACATCAACGGATTAGAAGATAGCTTCTTACTAAATGCTGGTGTAACTTGGACATTGCCCTATGAATGGGCTTTCTATTTTTTACTGCCTCTTATTGCACTATTTTTTAAGATTAAAGTAAATTATAAAATCATTGTGTCATTTACAATTACGGCGGCTCTTATAATGATCATCAATGGCGCATCCTTGAGACACTTTTTACCTTTTATTGGAGGTATTATTGCAGCTTTAGTAATTAGTAAAAATATATTTGGAGCTATTTTAAAACAAAAAAAATATACAGTTTTAGCTATTTTACTAATTATATGCTCTGTTTATTTTTTCAATAGCGGAAGAAAACCAATCCCAGTCATTATCACTTCAATTGTATTTATAATAATTGCTTCTGGAAATAACTTTTTTGGCATTCTTTCCAGTACTTTTTCACGAAAATTTGGACAAATAACATACAGCATTTATTTACTTCATGGTACGTTGTTATTTATCCTTTTTCATTTTATCATTGGTTATGAAAGAGCTAAAATGTTAACTGATTTTGAATTTTGGTCTATCATTGCCATGTCTATTCTCCCACTAATTCTTATCAGCCAATTAACATTCAAGTACATTGAGCACCCGCTTATGGAATTTGCAAAAACAAAATCAAAATCGACTTCTGTAAAATCATAA
- a CDS encoding lipopolysaccharide kinase InaA family protein, whose translation MILRLNRGYEKFESILLEYIRFFDTKGEDFVIGQRNQIKLFDLDDEKINIKSFKVPHFINKIAYKYFRKSKAKRSFEFANKLLELGVGTPKPIAFAEFSSILGLEKSFYVSEQLQCDLTYRELVEIPDFSDRENILRQFTKFSFDLHEKGIEFLDHSPGNTLIKKNAGGNYDFFLVDLNRMEFHNSMSFEMRMKNLCRLTPLKEMVATMSNEYAKYYKAESEEKIFETLWKYTSDFQEKFYRKKRLKKKLKFWKK comes from the coding sequence ATGATTTTAAGATTAAATCGCGGATATGAAAAATTTGAAAGTATTCTTCTTGAATATATTCGTTTTTTCGATACAAAAGGAGAGGACTTTGTAATTGGCCAGCGCAATCAGATAAAACTTTTTGATTTAGACGATGAAAAAATAAACATAAAATCGTTTAAAGTTCCGCACTTTATCAATAAAATTGCATATAAATACTTCAGAAAATCAAAAGCAAAACGCTCTTTTGAGTTTGCAAACAAATTGTTGGAATTGGGTGTTGGAACTCCAAAACCTATTGCATTTGCCGAATTTTCATCAATCTTAGGTTTAGAAAAGAGCTTTTACGTGAGCGAGCAATTGCAATGCGATCTTACGTATAGAGAATTGGTAGAAATACCTGATTTTTCAGATCGTGAAAATATCTTAAGACAATTTACTAAATTTAGTTTTGATCTTCACGAAAAAGGAATTGAATTTCTAGATCATTCTCCAGGAAATACTTTAATAAAAAAGAATGCCGGCGGAAATTATGATTTCTTTCTGGTAGACTTAAACAGAATGGAATTTCACAATTCGATGTCTTTTGAAATGCGTATGAAAAACTTGTGCCGTTTGACACCGCTGAAAGAGATGGTGGCGACAATGAGTAATGAATATGCTAAATATTATAAAGCAGAATCTGAAGAGAAGATTTTTGAGACTTTATGGAAATATACTTCAGATTTTCAAGAGAAGTTTTATAGAAAAAAACGCCTAAAAAAGAAGCTTAAATTCTGGAAGAAGTAA
- a CDS encoding glycosyltransferase family 2 protein, producing the protein MNSEKQKLSVLIITLNEEHHIKSLLEDVDFADEIIVVDSYSTDKTVNIVESFANVKLIQHHFTNYTSQRNFALDQAKNQWILFIDADEKLTSELKSEIVTAINSKNVASAYFIYRIFMFKNCRLNFSGWQTDKIFRLFDKSKCRYNEERTVHEKLIVSGKIASLKHKIIHFSYSSYEDYKSKMYNYGILKANEKFAKGIKPYFLMQLFHPLYTFLYQFIIRFGFLDGRKGIIICYLNAYSVYIRYKELRRITSSRI; encoded by the coding sequence ATGAATAGTGAAAAGCAGAAATTATCAGTTCTGATTATTACGCTTAACGAAGAACATCATATAAAATCGCTTCTTGAAGATGTAGATTTTGCTGATGAAATCATTGTTGTTGATTCCTATAGCACCGATAAAACAGTAAATATCGTTGAGTCTTTTGCCAATGTAAAACTAATTCAACATCATTTTACTAATTATACTTCTCAGCGAAATTTTGCCTTAGATCAAGCAAAAAACCAATGGATTTTATTTATTGATGCTGATGAAAAGCTAACATCTGAATTAAAATCTGAAATCGTTACAGCAATTAATTCTAAAAATGTGGCAAGCGCTTATTTTATCTATCGCATTTTTATGTTTAAAAATTGTCGACTGAATTTCAGCGGCTGGCAAACCGATAAGATTTTCAGGCTTTTTGATAAATCAAAGTGCCGATATAATGAGGAAAGAACCGTTCATGAAAAATTAATCGTCAGCGGAAAAATTGCTTCTTTAAAACACAAAATCATACATTTCTCTTATTCTTCTTATGAAGATTATAAATCAAAAATGTATAATTATGGCATTCTTAAAGCCAATGAAAAATTTGCAAAAGGAATAAAGCCTTATTTTTTAATGCAGCTTTTTCATCCTTTATACACTTTCTTGTACCAGTTTATAATCCGTTTTGGTTTTTTGGATGGCAGAAAAGGTATAATTATATGTTATTTGAATGCTTACAGCGTCTACATTCGCTATAAAGAATTAAGAAGAATTACTTCTTCCAGAATTTAA
- a CDS encoding glycosyltransferase family 9 protein — MRILVIQQKRIGDVLTSTIICNNLKAKFPDSTIDYMCYPNSIDVLLENPNIDNIIPVTNKIRKSTFGFIKFIFEMRRKKYDAVIDVYSKLGTSLITFFSGAKYKVSYHKWYSNIFYNYSYERFDAIKSEFGLAIENRLLLLKPFFSEKITNVKPKIFLKESEITEAKNILKSYNVDSEKPLIMFGILGSEHYKTYPLDGMAKIIDFTVAKTNATILFNYIPNQKEQALEVYNHCSEETKKHIIFDLYATDLRQFLALLSQCEMLIGNEGGAVNMAKALEIPTFSIFTPSVRKETWQLFENEAKNASIHLKDLKPEIYEKHTEQYIKEHTFEYYAEYPLELMLQKLETYFQEYKN; from the coding sequence ATGAGAATATTAGTCATTCAGCAAAAAAGAATCGGAGACGTCTTAACAAGTACAATTATCTGTAACAATCTTAAAGCCAAGTTTCCTGACTCAACAATTGACTATATGTGTTATCCTAATTCGATTGATGTTCTTTTAGAGAATCCGAATATTGATAACATTATACCAGTGACTAATAAAATCAGAAAATCGACTTTTGGGTTTATTAAGTTCATTTTTGAGATGCGAAGAAAAAAATACGATGCTGTAATAGATGTCTACAGTAAATTAGGAACTAGCCTAATCACATTTTTTTCTGGTGCAAAATATAAAGTTTCATACCATAAATGGTATTCTAATATTTTCTACAATTATAGCTATGAACGTTTTGATGCTATAAAATCAGAATTTGGTCTGGCGATTGAAAACAGATTATTGCTTCTTAAACCTTTTTTCTCTGAAAAGATAACAAACGTAAAACCGAAAATCTTTTTAAAAGAATCTGAGATTACCGAAGCAAAAAATATTTTAAAAAGCTATAATGTAGATTCTGAGAAACCATTGATCATGTTTGGAATTTTAGGAAGCGAGCACTATAAAACTTATCCGCTTGATGGAATGGCAAAAATTATTGATTTTACTGTAGCCAAAACAAACGCTACTATTCTCTTTAATTACATTCCGAACCAAAAAGAGCAGGCTCTGGAAGTATACAATCATTGCTCTGAAGAAACCAAAAAGCATATTATTTTTGATTTATACGCTACCGATTTACGTCAGTTTTTAGCATTGCTTTCTCAATGCGAAATGCTGATAGGAAACGAAGGTGGCGCTGTAAATATGGCAAAAGCACTTGAAATTCCAACCTTTTCTATCTTCACTCCTTCTGTTAGAAAAGAAACTTGGCAGCTGTTTGAAAATGAAGCAAAAAATGCTTCTATCCATTTAAAAGACTTAAAACCTGAAATCTACGAGAAGCATACAGAGCAATACATAAAAGAACATACTTTTGAATATTATGCTGAATATCCGCTGGAATTGATGCTTCAAAAGCTAGAAACTTATTTTCAAGAATATAAAAATTGA
- a CDS encoding glycosyltransferase family 2 protein — protein MGISGLVITFNEEKNIGKCIDALFKVCDEVIIVDSFSKDRTVEIAQEKGAQVIQQAFLGDGPQRTHGLPFCKNDWILNLDADEFLDKDAEEFILNKKYLEGNYDAMSFRVKNFLADKLIDFSGWYPDHKVRFFNKQTAHPSDSKVHQKIVAQNEKKVAVHILHYGWDSFDQIIAKKNQYSGWHAQQLYDQGKRINAFKPVLNGTVAFVRCYFFKKGIFNGLDGLTIAMIQAFFSYMKYAKLIKLQKNKK, from the coding sequence ATGGGAATTAGCGGTTTGGTTATTACATTCAATGAAGAAAAAAACATTGGAAAATGTATAGATGCCTTATTTAAAGTTTGTGATGAAGTTATTATTGTAGACTCTTTCAGTAAAGATCGTACGGTAGAAATAGCTCAAGAAAAAGGAGCACAAGTTATTCAGCAAGCATTTCTAGGAGACGGTCCGCAGCGTACACACGGATTGCCTTTTTGTAAAAATGACTGGATTTTAAATCTTGATGCTGATGAGTTTCTAGATAAAGATGCTGAAGAATTTATTTTGAATAAAAAATATCTGGAAGGAAACTACGATGCCATGAGTTTTAGAGTAAAAAACTTTTTGGCAGATAAATTAATTGATTTTTCAGGATGGTATCCAGATCATAAAGTTCGTTTTTTTAACAAACAAACAGCTCATCCTTCAGATTCTAAAGTACATCAGAAAATTGTAGCTCAAAATGAGAAAAAAGTTGCGGTTCATATTTTGCACTATGGATGGGATTCTTTTGATCAGATTATAGCAAAAAAGAACCAATATTCCGGATGGCATGCGCAACAATTATATGATCAAGGGAAAAGAATTAACGCGTTTAAGCCTGTTCTTAACGGAACTGTAGCTTTTGTTCGCTGTTATTTCTTCAAAAAAGGAATCTTCAACGGTCTTGACGGATTGACAATTGCAATGATTCAGGCTTTTTTCTCTTATATGAAGTATGCTAAACTTATAAAACTTCAAAAAAATAAGAAGTAA
- a CDS encoding 2,3,4,5-tetrahydropyridine-2,6-dicarboxylate N-succinyltransferase: protein MNSLQTIIEQAWENRALLQETTTTNAIREVIELVDAGKLRVAEPVGDKWQVNEWVKKAVVMYFPIQKMETWESGIFEYHDKMLLKRNYAEKGIRVVPNAVARYGAYISSGVILMPSYVNIGAYVDEGTMVDTWATVGSCAQIGKNVHLSGGVGIGGVLEPLQAAPVIIEDGAFIGSRCIVVEGVHVGKEAVLGANVCLTASTKIIDVTGDEPVEMKGYVPARSVVIPGSYTKKFAAGEYQVPCALIIGTRKPSTDLKTSLNNALREYDVAV from the coding sequence ATGAATTCTTTACAGACTATAATTGAACAAGCTTGGGAAAACAGAGCTTTATTGCAAGAAACTACAACTACTAATGCCATTAGAGAAGTTATCGAATTGGTAGACGCAGGAAAATTACGTGTTGCTGAACCAGTTGGTGACAAATGGCAAGTAAACGAATGGGTTAAGAAAGCAGTTGTGATGTATTTCCCGATTCAGAAAATGGAAACATGGGAATCTGGTATTTTTGAATACCACGATAAAATGTTGCTAAAAAGAAATTATGCTGAAAAAGGAATCCGTGTAGTACCAAATGCTGTTGCGCGTTATGGAGCTTACATCTCAAGCGGTGTAATCTTAATGCCAAGTTACGTAAACATTGGTGCTTATGTTGACGAAGGAACAATGGTTGATACTTGGGCAACTGTAGGAAGCTGTGCTCAAATTGGTAAAAACGTTCACTTAAGTGGTGGTGTTGGTATTGGTGGTGTTCTTGAGCCATTGCAAGCTGCTCCAGTAATCATTGAAGATGGTGCTTTTATTGGATCTCGTTGTATTGTTGTTGAAGGTGTTCACGTTGGTAAAGAAGCAGTTCTTGGTGCTAATGTATGCTTGACAGCATCAACTAAAATTATCGATGTTACAGGTGACGAACCAGTTGAAATGAAAGGTTATGTACCAGCACGTTCTGTGGTTATTCCGGGAAGCTACACAAAGAAATTTGCTGCTGGAGAATATCAAGTTCCTTGCGCTTTAATTATTGGAACTCGTAAACCATCTACAGATTTAAAAACTTCTTTAAACAATGCACTTCGTGAATACGATGTTGCTGTATAG
- a CDS encoding PAS domain-containing protein — protein sequence MNQENHLQNRVIIDKEVSWDKTQVIMSKTNAYGIIEYANEVFVDVCGYEDYELMGQPHNIIRHPDMPKVIFKVLWENLKNGKNFHAIVKNLAKSGRYYWVITDFEIARDENDVIVNFFGRRQAVPQEVIALHIEPLYKKLLQIEAASGVEFSEKYLIGFLEEKKRTYVEYIKELIYEHEKSQSKFANYTEEEDAGEEEEHRGFFSRLFGR from the coding sequence ATGAATCAAGAAAATCACCTTCAAAACAGAGTAATTATAGACAAAGAAGTAAGCTGGGATAAAACTCAGGTTATTATGAGTAAAACAAATGCCTACGGTATTATAGAATATGCCAACGAAGTATTTGTAGATGTCTGTGGTTACGAAGACTATGAGTTAATGGGACAGCCTCATAATATCATACGTCACCCAGATATGCCGAAAGTAATCTTTAAAGTACTTTGGGAAAATCTTAAAAACGGAAAAAACTTTCACGCTATTGTAAAAAACCTTGCAAAGTCTGGAAGATACTATTGGGTAATTACAGATTTTGAAATTGCCCGAGATGAAAACGACGTTATTGTAAATTTTTTTGGTAGAAGACAAGCTGTGCCACAAGAGGTAATTGCATTGCATATTGAACCTTTGTATAAAAAGTTATTGCAGATCGAAGCGGCAAGCGGAGTAGAATTTAGCGAAAAGTACTTGATCGGATTCTTAGAAGAGAAAAAGAGAACTTATGTCGAATATATTAAGGAGCTGATTTACGAACATGAAAAGTCACAATCTAAGTTTGCTAATTATACTGAAGAAGAGGATGCAGGAGAGGAAGAAGAACACAGAGGTTTTTTCAGCCGTTTGTTCGGAAGATAA
- a CDS encoding type II toxin-antitoxin system RelE/ParE family toxin: MKIKLTVEFNDDLKNIVYFIAKDKPIAARKFKNELLKHLKKDLQNPFHSKKSIYFDNETYRDYVFKGYTTIFKIDSEQKTIHVIGILKHRLF, translated from the coding sequence ATGAAGATTAAGTTAACTGTTGAATTTAATGATGATCTTAAAAATATTGTGTACTTTATTGCGAAAGATAAACCTATTGCGGCAAGAAAATTCAAAAATGAATTATTGAAACATTTAAAAAAAGATTTACAAAATCCATTTCACTCTAAAAAATCCATTTATTTTGATAATGAAACTTATAGGGATTATGTTTTTAAAGGTTATACCACTATTTTTAAAATTGACTCCGAACAAAAGACTATTCATGTGATTGGTATTTTAAAACATCGACTTTTTTAA
- the ruvX gene encoding Holliday junction resolvase RuvX, translating to MPRILSIDYGQKRTGIAVTDEMQIIASGLTTIPTHTLVDFLKDYFAKEKVEAVLIGEPKQMNGEPSQSASVINGFVTHFSNIFPDMKVIRVDERFTSKMAFQTMIDSGLSKKQRQNKGLIDEISATILLQDYLSAKK from the coding sequence ATGCCAAGAATCCTTTCAATAGATTACGGACAAAAACGTACGGGAATTGCAGTTACAGACGAAATGCAGATTATTGCTTCAGGCTTAACAACAATTCCTACCCATACTTTGGTTGACTTTTTAAAAGATTATTTTGCTAAAGAAAAAGTCGAAGCGGTTTTGATTGGAGAACCCAAGCAAATGAATGGAGAGCCATCTCAAAGCGCTTCTGTAATTAATGGTTTTGTGACTCACTTTTCGAATATCTTTCCAGACATGAAAGTGATTCGTGTTGATGAGCGTTTTACTTCAAAAATGGCATTTCAAACCATGATCGACAGTGGTTTAAGTAAAAAACAGCGTCAGAACAAAGGTTTAATAGACGAAATTTCTGCCACAATTCTGCTTCAAGATTATCTTTCCGCAAAAAAATAG